One window of Chryseobacterium indologenes genomic DNA carries:
- a CDS encoding T9SS type A sorting domain-containing protein produces the protein MKKHLFPLFLLLFGVNVQAQQDFFAIAGKQTQSITFNDFRTIDAVNGTSGEKIFTADSSAKVFSQNRRGIVAEDKSSYSNSQAITMAALAYDSSNNNLVYMPMFSSNIYVLNPQTKEITLVENTVARVSSCDINSHITRMATGYNGNVYAVNNAGTQFLEISKKSGQYAVNDLGIIKDDPSNGRNSFTTMETGFGGDMIADADNNFYVFAASGNVFKVLTKELKAKFVGKIAGIPDNYSVNGSAVNAQGKVVIASAKGAALYEVDLSTLQAKQLPGEQGLHIYDLASKYFVNDKASNINAVAANLDIYPTKVDEHYINVHANKNVKGNIKLNIFDMSGKNVMTQDLSVKDTSLDEKVYLKGLVSGAYIVNITDEFGKAIFNKKILVIR, from the coding sequence ATGAAAAAACATTTATTCCCTCTATTTTTATTGTTATTCGGTGTGAATGTACAGGCACAGCAAGATTTCTTTGCGATTGCTGGAAAACAGACTCAGAGTATCACTTTCAATGATTTCCGTACCATTGATGCGGTTAATGGAACTTCCGGAGAGAAAATTTTTACGGCCGATTCTTCAGCGAAGGTCTTTTCACAGAACAGAAGAGGTATTGTAGCTGAAGATAAAAGCTCATACAGTAATTCTCAAGCCATAACGATGGCTGCACTGGCTTATGATTCTTCGAATAATAATTTGGTGTATATGCCTATGTTTTCGTCTAATATCTATGTTTTAAATCCACAGACTAAGGAGATCACATTGGTAGAAAATACAGTTGCCAGAGTATCATCATGTGATATCAATTCTCATATTACAAGAATGGCAACAGGCTATAATGGAAATGTTTATGCTGTGAATAATGCCGGAACACAGTTTTTGGAAATCAGTAAAAAAAGTGGACAATATGCAGTAAATGATTTGGGCATTATTAAAGATGATCCTTCTAACGGAAGAAATTCATTTACCACTATGGAAACTGGGTTTGGCGGAGATATGATAGCTGATGCAGATAATAATTTCTATGTCTTCGCAGCTTCAGGAAATGTTTTCAAGGTTCTGACAAAAGAGTTGAAAGCTAAGTTCGTTGGTAAAATTGCCGGAATTCCGGATAATTATTCTGTTAACGGATCGGCTGTAAACGCTCAGGGTAAAGTAGTGATTGCAAGTGCAAAAGGAGCAGCCTTATATGAGGTAGATCTTTCAACTTTACAGGCAAAACAGCTTCCGGGAGAACAGGGGCTGCATATTTATGATTTGGCAAGTAAATATTTTGTGAATGATAAAGCTTCGAATATCAATGCTGTGGCAGCTAACCTGGATATTTATCCTACAAAGGTAGATGAGCATTATATCAATGTTCATGCTAATAAGAATGTGAAAGGTAATATTAAACTGAATATCTTCGATATGTCAGGTAAAAATGTAATGACTCAGGATCTGTCTGTAAAAGATACTTCACTGGATGAGAAAGTATATCTTAAAGGGTTGGTGAGTGGGGCTTATATAGTAAATATTACTGATGAATTTGGAAAAGCAATATTCAATAAAAAGATTCTCGTAATAAGATAA